Within the Setaria viridis chromosome 3, Setaria_viridis_v4.0, whole genome shotgun sequence genome, the region AACTGAGCCACTTCTAACATTTTGACCAGCCAGGGAAGCCACCGTTCGACGGATGTGAACCTTGATGTGTATATCACCGGCTATTATTTGGACACCATTTTCATGGCTATGTGCTATTTGGATGCTTGCAAACATTTAAACAAGCAACTATTTTGTCAGTTGTGCTACGTCGCTGTTAAAATCTTTCCGATTAATGCTATTCCATCCTGGAAAAACTGTACCAGAGGGGAAAACTCCAATATGGAAAAACATGCTTCATTTGATGCATATCGTCATTTCAAAGAGAACTCTTGAATAGAAAGATGTATTATGTGTATCGATGTTGGTAGCCGGTAGGTCAACGGTCATGACACAGCCTCCCCAGCAACAATAATGTAGTGTAAGGATGTGGTTTAGGATATCCAATGCAAGAGCCGCGATCTGCTCATGGTGTCACCTTCCTATGTGGCAATCATAATCATGATCTGAGATGCCATCTTCCAATAACTTAGTTTATTCGAATAAATCGCGTCCGTGAAACACGGCAGTTTGTGCGACGGTCGAAGCAAACTCCGTACAAGTGCGCAGGCATAGTAAACCCTTTGAACCTGGAACCATGGCAAACTCTGGAACCTACTGCACCGGCCCTTACCCAGCCTGAACGACCTAAGCTAAACCTAGCCGGAAGTGCAGAAGAGAGGGCCAGCCGGAGCACAAATTAAATAGCCGGTTCATAGCAGCATGGAAAATTCCTGGGCAAGTTTTGGAAGTTCCATTTATTTGTCATCCTCAATGAGAAATTCAGAGTTCACAACTTGTATTTACAACGTGAGACGAGGAGAACCACATGGAGTACATCACACAGGTAACTGAAGGCCATGTATGTGCAGGTAGCACATCATCTCCCCGAGCAGGATTCTAGTTGTTTGATTCCTCAGGTTGTTGCTTCTCAAATAACGTCTTCTTGATCCAGTCGAAGGGCTGCATAGAGCAAAAACATCACGACGACGAAGAGAAcagtaggaaaaaaaataactgCCTCCAGTAAACAATGAAGTACATGACAGCAGGGGCTCACCTGGACGAGCCAGATGGCAGTGCTGAGGCCAGCGACCATCCAACCGGCAACGGCGGCGATGTCGGTGCTCTGCGGCCGGCGGTGCGGCGGCAGGGGCTTGAACAGGCGCTGGGCGGTGGACGGAACGGCCGGCATCTCTGAAGCAGGACGCGAAGCTGAGTTTTTCACGGTCGCAGTCTCGCAGAGGCACAACAGCACAACGATGGCCGCAAcacttgggagttgggagttcAGTTCTGAGTTTATAAGCATTTTGGAATGGGACATGCGAGTGGGGGCAAATCTCATCGCTTCTAGACTCGTCGACAAGATCGAAGACGAGTTCACTCTCTAGAAAAACTAGAAACCGCTCGGCGTCTATGCGTGGGCATCACCAAGCCGACAATGATAACCTTAGCCTACACAAGAGTGAGAAAGGATCAGCTGCTCTCGCAGGTTGGGCTGCTACCGTGCTCCCAACCCGCGAATGCAACTCTAAATATGCATAAAGAATTTATCAAAAATTTGAATGATACTTCTTACCATCTTTTACCATCGTATAAAAAATTGAGGATGaacaattttttcttcttttcgtTCATCCTCAATTATGGCATGACGGTAGAAGATGGCAAGAATCCATTCATATTTTTAGATaatttttgataattttttatGAGCACGGTAGCACCTCAACTCACGGGAGCACCGAGGAGCACGGTAGCACCTCAATCTACGGGAGCACCTAAACCTTTCTCAAAGGGAGAGCAAACTAACCAACTCGATCTTACCCGTCCATTTTCAAGGTCCCAAACAATATAAAATCTTTCAAAGGTcgctttaaaaaaaataaaaagagacgGTACACCCTTGCAGAAAACAAACATCTGGGGGTACGTCGGTAATTCAAGCTTGAGAGAGGAGGCAGACCAGGATGAACAGAGCAGATTGGGCACAGCTCATACAGCTGGTCTTGTCTCACCAGTGACGTGTAAAACATAACTTTAGTGAACCTCCATTTGGCTCCCCACAATTGAATATACAGCAAGATTGAATACTTTTAAAGCTCATGCAGTATTAGAGTTAACTGTTTACAACAAGATAGATTGTACAGACAGATCACTGCTTCCAAGCAAAAAAATTGGGTCAGAATGGGTCATAAACGGCGATGCAACTTGTGTCTAGGAAGGAAACCAAGTAATACCTAGAACGGCCACTGCTAATCAGCAGGATTTCCTCATTTTGTCAGTAGTGCTTCAATCGTCAGCAAGTCATACAGAAATTTCTGCAGCCTAACTCTACGCTAGATTGAGTTGGGCAACTGCTTGTCCTCCGCTGCATTTTTAGCATCAAGCCTTTTGGGATTCCTGCCCTTATCAGGCCCACCGATGACTCCCCAGGTCTCAAACTGCCGTTGTCGAGCCCTGGCcctttccttctcctcctcagaTTTCGTCGCGAAGCAGTATGGGCAGGAGACACCATACTCCCATTCAGGAGATTCCATGTCTTCATCGCTTACTGGCTGCTTACATCCATAACAAAGTTTGTGGGTGCCTTGTGCCAATCCATGCTCCACCGAGACACGCTTGTCAAACACAAAGCATTCACCGTCCCACAAGCTTTCAGCCTTCGGGATTTCCTCTAGATACTTCAAAATCCCACCTTCCAAATGATAAACCTGGCACATGCAACAGTTAAGGTTGTGAAATCTAGAAGTATAATAACAGATTAACAGCAAAGAGGCATTCTGACATATCAAGAACTtcacaaataaaaaaatgcgTCAATAAAGGTTAAGATACACCATTACCCCTCAAGGGGTACAAGTTTCACAATCCTGGCCTCCAGTCAAGGATAGTTTAGAGTATATAATGATTAAACTGCTATAGCAGGTTAGTGGGTCACATCTTACAAAGGTAACACTTAGTAGTCGCCTATCTAGGTCGCCAAAATGGTCTCACCATAGGATAAGGACCTTGAAGGTGGCATGCCAAATAAGAAATATTCAGGATCTCGGCTGGAGGAAAGGTCTTAGTATTTCATGATTAAGATTCAATGAATTGTTTCATTCtaattcaactttttttttactgttgTGCATTCAGAAGTCATTGTTACCCTGAATATTAAGGTTGATTTACCTCTTACACGATGGTAGAAATGTAAAGGATTGGATATTTCTAAATGTATGATTCAAAAACTGCTCAAATGTAAGTAGCAAGTGACAATAGAGCATAGATAATGGTAAACATGTACACAAGCTGTTGATGTGCTCCAGCGATTCTTTCATGGACCTCAGCCATTACCAATAAAATCAAAGCTAAGGATAACCTCATAAATTATCTATGGTATAGCAATATGTAATTTAGTCTAGATTAGTAAATATTTATGTGTGAAGAGAGGATTGAACAGTAGCCATGACAGTGGAATTCAGCACAGCACAAAACAGAGGATAGCCTTTTGGTTACCTCTTTAAAGCCCTTGCTGAGAAGAAAGCTGGATGCCTTCTCACATCTGATACCACCAGTGCAGTACATAGCAACTCGTGGTAGCTGTTTAGATTTGTTAGCATTGAGGTCTTGTGCTGGTTGACCAGCTCCATTATCATTATTTACCCCTGATTCCTGGGTATCAGATTCAACCAATTCGAATTGATCATCAACCCAAGTAGGAAACTCTCTGAATGAGTTTGTACATGGATCAACAGCTCTCTTAAACTTTCCTATGCGTATCTCGTACATGTTACGCACATCAATGACAACCTGCCCCACATATAGTATAAACAATTCATACACAGTGGAACTGAAGTTTCACAATGAAAACATAGGAGATGAGAGAATGGAGTATCTGAGAGATGGATGAAACACTTACAGTGTCTGGATCACTTATCAATGCATTCCAGTCTTTCGGCTTAACATATTTTCCAACCATTTTAGTTGGCATTACACCTGGGTCTCCAAATGTCACTATCTGCAAAATGGTCAAGAAAGTAGACTAAGCTAGAGCGCTGCACTACTATTTCTGGTTACTCTACTAGCTAACCAATAACTATGTAGGCAAAACTAAcctctttttttaatttgacACGGACATGATCCCATCGGAATGGCGCATCATCCCCAGCACCAACAGGAGACTGACAGGTATGTCCATGATGTATGGCCTCGTCCTCTGGAGTAACCGGTGACTGGATCATTCTCAATCCTTTTAAGCGGTTATCTTCTTGAATAAAGTTTAAGACTTTATCCACAGCAGCTGGGGTCCCACAGATGCTACCGTTGATTCCCTCTGGTGCAAGGATAATGCCACCTGAAACATGCTGAGCAGAATCAACCAGCAAACCATGTGAGCCCAATTTTGTAGAAACGAGATATGAGATGTATGGAAAGTTGAGTGTGAGCTTGCCCTTGGCCACCTTCGAAATGGTGGCAGCAAGTCACCATGGAAATACACCAATCATCCACCCCGAACATTGCCCTTATGATGATTGCAAATTTCTAACTAACACCAACCACCATGCAAGGCACTAAATGCTGTGGATGTGGTGGGATGTCAGTAGAGAAAATGTAAAGAGGAGAACCATGCGTATCACTATTGTAGGCTGTAATATAGAATGAGTAAGGAAGCTTAGCAATGTGTGCTTACAAAAGAAGCTAAATCCAGTTAATTTTCTGCAACATGACATTATGGATGATAGAACATTGTAGAAGAACAAAATCTCATTCAGAACTGAACTCAGCTGCCCATGCCTATTTAATATAGGTTTTTATGTAATGCCCAAGAAATTTGTACTCGCTCAGTGGTTGCAGACCCAGGAATGTAGGTTTTTATGTAATGCCCAATAAATTTGTACCCGCTCAGTGGTTGCAGACCCAGGAACACTAAAGAATAATCAAACAACCTATCGCCTAATGGTTGCAAAAATGCATAATCTTCCTTTAACTATACCTCATTGATGAAGCAGCAACAGCATGTGAGGACAAACCTAGTTCTAGATGGTTGTGCATGTCATCAAAAGTTAGAACATGAGGCTGACGCTCACGCTCCAATCGAGCTCTTCCTTAACTGGGAAAAATATGCAGGATAGAAATCCATCAGAGCTCATGCGTTTGGCAATTGGTGTATAAAAAGACTGGTACCAAAGGGTGCACAACCTCAGCTTTTTTAGCAATTGAATAGATCGATTCACTCAACAGATTGTTGATCCAGTGTATTTTTGAAGACATCTACAATGCTAATTGATTTGGTCGCAGCAGCATGCCTGTGATATACGTAGTCAAATATTTCATTCTAACATAAGAAAAGGCTGCCATAAAATCACTCTAATCCCAagatttagggcctgtttgttcTCATGCTTCATACAATAAGTTTAGACCAGATCTATAAGAGGATCCCAACTATCTTTTTCTTAAGCCACTTGGAGTTAGACATAAAATTCAATGCATTTAAAGTAACCATAAAATTTCTGTTGAAGTATTTGAGACGACACAACGTTGATCTTCATAAGAATTCCACCAAGTGTGCGCATGCACGCAAAATCAAATGAGATAAGAACCTTAAGGGGCCTCCAGCACCATCTCAAGAATTTTGAGACAAAACTATTGTTCACTTCTGTTCATAAGACCAAAATAAATCTTATCTCATTTTTTACTTTAATTCTGCACTTGGTGGACAACTTATGGAGATCTTCGTTGTGTACTCTCAAGTACTCCCAAGAGAAATATTTGGATAATGCATTTGATTCTGTGTGAAACAATGAAATTGATGACTTAAGAGAAAAATGGATGGATACTCTTCTTCTAAAAATCACTCAACTGGAATTACACCATATACAAGACAATGAAACATGTTTTTCTCATACAAATATTGCAATTCACAAGCATATTGATTTGACCAAATCTGCATACACGCCATAAAATCATTCTAATTCCAagatttaggccctgtttgttctCATGCTTCATACTATAGAGCTGATTTATAAGAGGATCCCAACTATCTTTTTATTAAGCCACTAGGAGTTAGACATAAAATCCAATGCATTTAAAGTAACCATAAATTTCTGTTGAAGTATGTGAGACGACACAACGTTGATCTCCATAAGAACTACCACCGAGTGGG harbors:
- the LOC117848611 gene encoding rhodanese-like domain-containing protein 7 encodes the protein MLPSPPLAAALSKTAAAATRRAATAAASVAAHRILLRVRAPTHNPSSPSSLIPRRRFGHMPQEERMAPLAPLPPLGRNIAVAVGGGAVDGEAPALVVVSFYRFADFPDHAVFRRPLKELCEELHVSGGIILAPEGINGSICGTPAAVDKVLNFIQEDNRLKGLRMIQSPVTPEDEAIHHGHTCQSPVGAGDDAPFRWDHVRVKLKKEIVTFGDPGVMPTKMVGKYVKPKDWNALISDPDTVVIDVRNMYEIRIGKFKRAVDPCTNSFREFPTWVDDQFELVESDTQESGVNNDNGAGQPAQDLNANKSKQLPRVAMYCTGGIRCEKASSFLLSKGFKEVYHLEGGILKYLEEIPKAESLWDGECFVFDKRVSVEHGLAQGTHKLCYGCKQPVSDEDMESPEWEYGVSCPYCFATKSEEEKERARARQRQFETWGVIGGPDKGRNPKRLDAKNAAEDKQLPNSI